In Corylus avellana chromosome ca8, CavTom2PMs-1.0, the genomic stretch GGAGATAGGGAAACGGCGCTGAATAAACTGGTAtgcattttgaactttttttccttttagccATGGATTTGATAATTGGCACAACAGAAGGAACTTGGTAGGGATGTGGCCTGTTTACTCTTTCCTGCAGATAATTTGCTTCCTCCGTTGGTCATCTATCTTTGTTGTCCACATAATAAAGAATGGAAGGCTTCTCTATCTTCCTTTTTTATCTTCCACATTGAACCAAGGCCGAAGCTTGCCTTGGTTTAGGAATAGGTAGTTGTCCATCTGAAGTGATCTGTCCTTGAAACTTGTAAGCCTAGGTAGCTGTGAAGTTTATCTCAAGGTCCAGTatatttgtatgaaaaagtgtaATTCataatccaaaattttcaatgaaCAATTTGCTATGTAAGATTATTTTTGCTACTTTGTATCCTTGTAATTCTATAGGCAAAACTCTTAAATTAACTGttgggaaaaattaaatttagtctcTAGGGTTCTTTCCGATTTCAATTTAAtccctaaatttttaattttgacaattagatttttctttgattttaaataaatagttCATTCTGTTAATTTAATGTTGAATTAATTAACAGTATGTCATGTGAGACAAATCAATTAATACCAACACAACATTAAATTTATTGGTTTGACATGACATACCATTATTAGATTCGGATCCCTTCCAATTGGGgagaaattagaaattctccaattgttaattatcgttcttcattttaaatccaattgAGAGACCTATTTATCATCGAAATTAAAAACCTAATGACTAAACTGAAGTCACATGAAAACCTATGGaccaaatttggttttttattattattttttttataatctttaACCAAATATCACATAGTACACACCAAATACCACATAATACACATTCATCTCACCCACATCATTGGGTTGTGGCCGTAACGATGTGGCCCGTAACTATCAACCGTGGCTcaattattgtaaaaaaaaaaaaaaaaaaatcctaatccAAAGAGAGGTGCCACagtatgtagcatttctcttttaacttTCTTGATGTCTTATGCGATGCATAGGTTTTGTTACATTAACTGCAGAAAGACTTAGCTCGACAACTTTTCTACCGTctataattgataaaatgattaaacaaaaaatcaaaattgttaaaacaccCGTCGAGATCTTCTCTTCGCCCTCTCCTTCCGCAACACCAACCCAATCAAGATCTTCTCTACCAATCCATTCTCAGTCAAAAACTCTGATACAATTCATGGATCTCTTACTTACAGAAAAGTAAGATTTTAAATCTTATTCAATTATAATTATAGAAAACTATGGTTCTAACTTGTTGGATGATGATTAAGACTTGATGGTCAGAAGGTTTTAGTAGGTCACACAAATGAAATTATAGTTATATAATAGAAGGTCAAACGATTTAGAACAATAACAAATCCCATAAGAAAGTATTCAAGTATAATAAAATTATGCAGAGGAaagataatattaaaattacaattcataaatagaatgaaaatttaaaagagaagaaCCCTACAATGTGTGTCAGAATACAAATAATCAGCATCAATGCATCAGACAGGGATAACTGTATGATTGATGAACTCATCATCCACAACACTGTAGAGAGTATTTAGTCAAGAACGTCAGACCCAAATCAGATGCTTCAAAAATGcatttccaaaagaaaaatataacaaaatccaTCAACAAAAAGTGCAAAGAGCTTGAAACAAAGCCTCAGACCGTCCTAGTTCATGGATTTCGACAAATATGCAAGTTTACCATAAACCTGCATTTCGGTAAACCAAATACTATCATCATTGGCTGTTTATGAAAATAGaaacaaatttcttttcaaaaacaaaaaattaaaaataagagaatggaagattgagagagaaaaagagagcaTCAGATCTTCCTATTCAAGATTGTTGAATCATAGCGCCCAAACAAAGTTCGAGCACTCTTAACAATTCAAAGACTCATCCTTTGCCCTCTCCAAACgaccctttatatatatatatataacaagacTTAGAGCAAGAATAAACCCTAGCGTCGTATCCAGAAATCGATAAAGGAGAGCTTGGTCATGAGAAGGCGAAGATTTGGCGGATAGAGAATGGCAAGACGGCGAGGTATTAAGCTAGGGTTTTAGGGGATTGCTGAAAGCGGTTGGTTTATAAAGACGCTTGAGGAGGGGCTTTTAAAGTGAGTGGATGGTTGGTGATGGACAAATTGTGACAGACAAATAGTGTCATAACAACTCGTGTGTGGTGAAGTATGTGGTGCTGTGCGTTTTGCGGAGATATTAGCCCTTTACGCTCCGAGAGCTGGGCccaattgatttttttgcttCTAATCATGGCCCGATTGATCAAAGCAGATGAAgactatttttcaaacaacttaatttgaaaacaacagTAAAATAGCATgatattctaaaaataaaaaaaaaacagtaaaatagcatgaattagaaaaaaaaaaaaagaaaaaagaaaaaaaagaagagtaaagTAGCATTTATCATACATTTAACACATACATAAGTATCACCTTTACacatgataaaaacaaaaaacaaaaaacagaaaatcaaaaatcaaaggaaaaaaaaaaaacagaggtgGCCACCCACCAACACCGTGGAGTGGGTGGGTTACCCCACCAACCAATAGAGGAGGGGTGAGGTTGTCCCACCACCTCATTTGTCAATAGAACTATACTCATTTACGGAAGTTGGCTTAAGTCATGACACGACTATTCAGATTCCTTCCCCCCTCTTATGCCAATAAAAACATGGGTGGATCACCTCACCCAAACACACTATCAGTGGGTGTTGGTGGGTTACCCCACCAACGAATAGAGAAGGGGTAATCTTGTCCCACCACTCCATTTGTCAATAGAACCATACTCATTTACGGAAGTTGGCTTGAGTCATGACACGACCATTCACGCCCCTTCCCCCGTCTTATGCCAATAAAAACATGGGTGAATCACCTCACCCAAATACACTATCAGTGGGTGTTAGTGGGTTACCCCACCAACCAATAGAGGAGGGGTGAGGTTGTCCCACCACCCCATTTGTCAATGGAACCATACTCATTTACGAAAGTTGGCTTAAGTCATGACACGGCTATCAACGCTCCTTCCCCCCTCTTATGCCAATAAAAACATGGGTGGATCACCTCACCCAAACACATTGTCAGTGGGTGTTGGCCTTGTGGCGGCTACTCATGTCCTCCATGAGTCGTGACGTGGTGGGTGGCCACCCATCATCTACTAAGGCCTAGCCATCCAAAAGCTATATATGATTAAAATACGTAGTTTGATAAAATTTTCAtcatctttcttttgttttatgttctcaaaaaaaaaaaataaataaataaaattcataagaatacttttttaaagaagtttttttttttttttcagaaaaaaaaaaaaaaaaaaaaaacctttcaaCTTATATTAAGGAATATAACCTAATAGTTATAGAGAATCTTGATCGGTTAAAGTTTAAAGTACTGGGCTAAAACCAATATTGAGGCTTTGATGGGCTTCACTGGTTCAAACCGAACAGAGGGCCCGGCCCACATTTTAATGTTCGACAAAGAAAGAGCTTAAACTGGAAATCCTTTCCTTCCAGAATAAGATATCCTAGACATGGGACAAAACTCTCAAGAGTCGTCTGTCTGAATTACTTTTACTACACGTAACCTATATTCGGTGcaagataatttattttattggtatGACCGTATGAATCACTTCGTTAACAAATCATTGTTGATCATGGCCAGGTGCACCCGTAATTTCGctaatatttcattttgttgGAATGAgaatatcaattaattttttataatagtGAGATAAGAGTGTGtttttttagtataatttatatctttattatttttttatgaagttaatattttttttttcatttttatatctccttaaaacttttttttttaaactaaaaattaaaaaacatatactTCCTAAATAAGATTATACTCTAATCCATCTGTCCAATTTAATATTAGTATCATGACATAAATGTGTGGATAAGATTATTGTCATGGTAATCATAACTTTATGGATTTCACAGATCTTGGGCTAATTTATCTTTTGATCTGGATTAGGGAGAAATTGAAGGCTTTCTAATTATTAATCATGactctttattttaaatctaatagtctataaaattatttaaaacatcTTTAAAATAAAAGCTAGCATTTAATGCATCGGTTATACAAAAACAGTtgacattttatagaccattagatttaaaatgaagggttaCAATTAATAATTGGAGAATCTCTCATTTGTCCTCAATTGGAGAATATCTCAATTCTTTATCTTTAAGATAATCTTCACTGCTTTTATTATTGGATTCACTCCTATTGGAGACATAGAAGGAATAAGATATATGCACTTTCTCACAATAAAATGCTACTCCTTCCTAGTATGCTCAGTACAAAATTGAACCATATTATATACATCAATCCAccaattaaactaaaatcaGGGAAATAGTAACATATAAACATCATTTGATACTTATAATGAAGAGAatcatatttcataattttttttttgatatgtacaATTCAATAAACCTCAAgcattattttcaaattcaatgaaTGGTGTTTTATCgtattaaattatcagttatttcaaaaacttaagcttataggaagaggtaaatttaatcacttaaccattactttaacactccctctcACGTATGAGcttaaactccattttaataggtgaggtccaacacgtaaaatatttaatttaaatgagggctgatttgatggagtcaaggttcgaatcCATAACCTTTGGCTCTAATGCTGTTAAAAGGGAGTTTAAGTCTACGCGTGAGGGGGAGTATTAAAGTAATagttaagttattaaatttacctattttcaaaagcttaagcttacatgaagagataaatttaatcacttaaccattactttgaCATATGATATCggtatttgaaaatttaagggttaaataccaaatacccccctggggtttggtaactttatttttactcccctggggtttcatttttatcacagaacctccctggggttttgataaaggaccaaattagtcaatccgttagttgaccgttaaggctgacacgtggaccaatcagatgttgacacgtggcacctatttaatttttttttataaaaaaattaaataggtgccacgtgtcaacatctgattggtctacgtgtcagtcctaacggttaactaacggtcaactaacggatggactaacttgatCATTTTTCAAAACCTCAGGGgatcctgtgataaaaataaaactcctggagtataaaaataaagttatcaaaCTCCAGGTgagtatttggtatttaacccaaaatttaaataataaataataatgatttaatctaataaataataattaaaattaatcagAGGCCGGCCGTGGTAAGTCAAAGCATAAACGTCAATTTCTCAAACGAGTTTGCCCGGCATTCACGTATTTGTACGTATTTCACATCTTACCCTCGATAAATGGCGGAGACAAAGGCGACATGAAAGCAAACAAAACGcgtaaaaataattataaaaactCAAAATCTCGCTATATCCACGCGTATTTCACGTGTAGCATATAGACCGGAAACAAAAAGCTCGTCTCTGGTTCCGAAAGAGAAGCGAAAAGACAAAAAGGCTTGTGTCCGCAGCGGAAAATTGTGAACTCTTTGGAAGTGTTGCCCGAGGCCTATTCGTCTATGGATATCACCGCCACGCTTGGCTGATTAACTTGGCGGCAGTCTTTGACAACAGTTTGCGGTGCTTTAAGGTTTCTTTCGTCGTCTCCGGCCACTGCGGTGTGTGGGTCTGTTCACTGGAAGAGGTGGGTTCTGTCTATGATCATACTtccatgttctttttttctcgTTTGCTGATCATTCGGTTTCAGTAAATTAGTGACCTGTGCTATTAGTGTAGTGTTTATTTATAGCTTTGATTGATTACTCTATACAGTAGTGCTTAGGGACCTAGGGTTCTGTGTTTTTATCGAGGGTTTTAGTATAATAGAGGGAGATGGGTGGCACTGACGAAAGTGGAGGGGTCCAATATACATTTGGTATAAAGCCTAAGAACCAGTTGGATATGCAAAATTTGAGTCCCTCTCAAATGGGTTTCACTGCGCGTCAATTACCACAAAATTTGAGTCCTGGAGGTAGTGAGAACAGTCATAAGAGACCTGGTATACCACCCTCGCACCCGAACAATCCAGCTAATTCACTGCAGTACTCGCAGTTTCCGGGGTCCCGGCCGGCTTCCCGGCAGCCAGGTTCACAGAATTTGAGCCCGGGGCCTTCCCACTCCAGGTCTTTATCGCAACCTACGTTTTTTTCGCTTGATAACCTGCCCCCTTTGAGCCCTTTGCCCTATCGCGAACCAGCAACAAGCTCGCTCTCTGACCCAATTTCGACGGATGTGTCTATGGAAGAAAGTGCTGTTAATTCTCATGGTCCATTGCTTCCTTCACCTGTAAATGGAGCTAATGCCTTTCGGGTCAGCGAGGGCCTTCCTCCTCGTAGAGGACACCGGCGCTCTAATAGTGATAGTATTCCGTTAGGATTCTCAGCCATGATTCAATCTTCACCTCAGCTGATTCCCATTGGGAGTCGGGGATTTTTGGACCGGTCGGTTTCTAGAAGAGAGAATTCGGTGGGCATGGACAAGCCGATACAGTTGGTGATGAAAGGGGAATTGAAGAGGGATAGGGATGACAATAGCATTGCTGATGGGAAATCCGAGGGAGAAGTTGTTGACGACTTTTTTAGTGAATACATGAATTTGGACAACTTTGATAAAATGAACTCATCTGGTACTGAGGAAAAGGATTTGGATAGCAGAGCCAGTGGCTCAAAGACGAACGGATGTGATAGCAGTGATAATGAAGTGGAAAGTCGAATAAATGGCAACCAAAACAGTGTGCAGGGGTCAGATTCTAGTTTTGCTAATGAGAAGAGGGAAGGAAAGAGAATTGCTGGTGGAGATGTGAGACCTACTGTCCGACACTATAGAAGTGTTTCAATGGATAGTTTTATGGGAAATTTGCATTTTGATGATGAATCACCAAACCTCCCGCCTATAGGAGTTCGAGTGGATCAAGACTCGCCTAGCAATGCAATAGATGGGAACTCAGCAAAGTTCAGCGTGGAGTTTGGAAATGCCCAGTTCAGTGAGGTTGAGCTGGGAAAGATCAGGGTAAATGAGAAACTGACTGAGATTGCATTATCAGACCCCAAACGTGCCAAGAGGTGctcttttttgtctctttttttttttttttttaaagacttttaTCTGTGTATTAATAGGCAATTATGTGTC encodes the following:
- the LOC132190307 gene encoding bZIP transcription factor 29-like; amino-acid sequence: MGGTDESGGVQYTFGIKPKNQLDMQNLSPSQMGFTARQLPQNLSPGGSENSHKRPGIPPSHPNNPANSLQYSQFPGSRPASRQPGSQNLSPGPSHSRSLSQPTFFSLDNLPPLSPLPYREPATSSLSDPISTDVSMEESAVNSHGPLLPSPVNGANAFRVSEGLPPRRGHRRSNSDSIPLGFSAMIQSSPQLIPIGSRGFLDRSVSRRENSVGMDKPIQLVMKGELKRDRDDNSIADGKSEGEVVDDFFSEYMNLDNFDKMNSSGTEEKDLDSRASGSKTNGCDSSDNEVESRINGNQNSVQGSDSSFANEKREGKRIAGGDVRPTVRHYRSVSMDSFMGNLHFDDESPNLPPIGVRVDQDSPSNAIDGNSAKFSVEFGNAQFSEVELGKIRVNEKLTEIALSDPKRAKRILANRQSAARSKERKMRYTADLEHKAQTLQTENTTLSNEVAKLQRDSVLLKSENNELKFRLQAMEQESKLKDALNEALTAEVQHLRLTASECSGEGYLADCMAQQLSINQQMYQLQHPQPTQLYHLLQQQQHRMQQPAQLQPQQPLHNERQNGDAAKQDENQ